One genomic segment of Impatiens glandulifera chromosome 6, dImpGla2.1, whole genome shotgun sequence includes these proteins:
- the LOC124942038 gene encoding translation initiation factor IF-2, with product MSRRDDDRGYSESRRHQSKPERDSSPKRSKRDVKIATEDSDRDQKHHRRLQDALPLDDPKYPDSKLESGAGNKKPNKKDDGQHKEGPTKHSSDRSDLKSYSQHDEHRGNSGRDRASKDDGRWKDSSRRGKLDDRKPNNRVSVSTYDSKLGNSDRSRHRSDKTDQPPLKKRTFTERKVSPTANENGGKEVVGQRNERERRDDKKNGGFQSRGWFGGGENSYYNRGRDNSRQGGSGGGGYRGNGVRAVEKWKHDLFDEANRSPSPKKDEDMTAKIESLLAS from the exons ATGTCTCGAAGAGATGACGACCGAGGTTACTCTGAATCTAGACGCCATCAATCCAAACCCGAACGTGATTCCAG TCCCAAGAGATCGAAAAGAGATGTCAAAATAGCAACTGAAGATTCAGACCGAGACCAAAAGCACCATCGACGGTTACAAGATGCATTGCCCCTTGATGACCCAAAGTACCCGGATTCTAAGTTGGAATCTGGAGCTGGGAACAAAAAACCTAACAAGAAGGATGATGGACAACATAAAGAAGGTCCGACTAAGCATTCTTCGGATCGTTCTGACTTGAAGTCATATTCTCAG CACGACGAGCACCGTGGTAATTCTGGGCGCGACAGAGCTTCAAAGG ATGATGGAAGGTGGAAGGATTCTTCAAGGAGGGGAAAGCTTGACGACAGGAAACCAAACAACCGAGTTTCAGTTTCAACATATGACTCGAAACTAGGAAACAGTGATAGATCAAGACATAGGAGTGACAAAACCGATCAACCACCATTAAAGAAAAGAACTTTTACAGAGAGGAAGGTTTCGCCAACTGCCAATGAAAATGGCGGTAAAGAAGTTGTTGGTCAGAGGAATGAGAGGGAAAGGCGGGATGATAAGAAGAATGGGGGTTTTCAGTCTAGAGGTTGGTTTGGTGGCGGTGAAAACAGTTATTATAATAGGGGAAGGGATAATAGTCGACAAGGTGGTAGTGGCGGCGGTGGTTATAGGGGGAATGGGGTTCGAGCGGTTGAGAAATGGAAACATGATCTTTTTGATGAGGCTAATCGGAGTCCTAGCCCGAAGAAGGATGAAGATATGACGGCTAAGATTGAATCACTCTTGGCGTCTTAA
- the LOC124941228 gene encoding vacuolar-sorting receptor 3-like, with amino-acid sequence MGLEKPFFLGFLLLGLLYPSAIARFVVEKNSLTVTSPDSIKGTHDSAIGNFGIPQYGGSMAGAVSYPKENRKGCKSFDEVGISFKAKPGSLPKFVLVDRGDCFFALKVWNAQNAGASAVLVADDIDEALITMDTPEEDISSAKYIENITIPSALIDKSFGERLKKAIDSGEMVNVNLDWREAVPHPDDRVEYELWTNSNDECGVKCDMLMEFVKDFKGASQILEKGGYTQFTPHYITWYCPQAFTISKQCKSQCINHGRYCAPDPEQDFSKGYEGKDVVIENLRQLCVFKEANDTKKPWIWWDYVTDFQIRCPMKENKYNKECAETVIKSLGLDLKRIDKCMGDPNADADNSILKEEQDAQIGKGSRGDVTILPTLVVNNRQYRGKLEKGAVLKAICAGFEETTEPAVCLSGDVETNECLDNNGGCWQDKATNVTACKDTFRGRVCECPTIDGVQFKGDGYSNCKASGPGRCKINNGGCWHEVRNGISYSACLDAANNSTCVCPQGFKGDGVKTCEDIDECKDKKACQCSDCSCKNTWGSYDCTCSGDLLYIRDHDTCISKRSTEVRSAWTVFWVILLGLGIAGFGGYRIYKYRLRSYMDSEIRAIMAQYMPLDSQSEVPNHVSENNHA; translated from the exons ATGGGTCTAGAAAAACCCTTCTTTTTAGGGTTTCTACTTCTGGGTCTATTATACCCATCTGCAATTGCTAGATTCGTAGTGGAGAAGAACAGTTTGACGGTTACTTCACCTGATAGCATAAAAGGAACTCACGATAGCGCCATTGGAAACTTTGGTATTCCTCAATACGGAGGAAGTATGGCTGGAGCTGTATCTTATCCAAAAGAGAATCGTAAAGGATGTAAAAGCTTTGATGAAGTTGGGATTTCATTCAAGGCTAAACCCGGTTCTTTGCCTAAGTTCGTGCTCGTCGATCGTGGAG ATTGTTTTTTCGCTTTGAAAGTGTGGAATGCACAAAATGCCGGAGCTTCAGCTGTTCTTGTTGCGGATGATATTGATGAAGCTTTGATAACGATGGATACACCTGAAGAGGATATCTCATCTGCAAAGTACATAGAGAATATAACGATCCCGTCTGCACTTATTGACAAAAGTTTTGGCGAAAGGTTGAAGAAGGCAATTGATAGTGGTGAAATGGTGAATGTGAATCTCGATTGGAGAGAAGCAGTTCCCCACCCAGATGATCGAGTTGAGTACGAGCTCTGGACGAACAGCAACGATGAATGCGGAGTCAAATGCGATATGTTGATGGAGTTCGTTAAGGATTTTAAAGGAGCTTCTCAAATTCTCGAAAAAGGAGGATATACTCAATTCACCCCACATTATATAACTTGGTATTGTCCTCAAGCTTTTACGATCAGCAAACAGTGTAAATCTCAGTGTATAAACCATGGAAGATATTGTGCTCCTGATCCAGAACAGGATTTCAGTAAAGGGTATGAAGGGAAAGATGTGGTTATCGAGAATTTAAGGCAACTTTGTGTTTTTAAAGAAGCGAATGATACGAAGAAGCCATGGATATGGTGGGATTATGTGACTGATTTTCAGATTAGGTGTCCTATGAAggagaataaatataataaggaATGTGCAGAGACTGTTATTAAATCTCTAGGTCTTGATCTTAAAAGAATCGATAAGTGTATGGGAGATCCTAATGCCGATGCTGATAATTCTATACTGAAAGAAGAACAAGATGCTCAA aTTGGAAAAGGTTCGCGAGGCGACGTCACCATTTTACCCACACTTGTTGTCAATAACCGACAGTATCGAG GGAAGCTGGAGAAGGGTGCTGTTCTTAAGGCTATATGTGCTGGTTTCGAAGAAACTACAGAGCCAGCCGTGTGTTTGAGTGGGG ATGTTGAGACAAATGAATGTTTGGATAATAATGGTGGTTGTTGGCAAGATAAGGCAACCAATGTTACAGCTTGTAAG GATACTTTCCGAGGAAGGGTCTGTGAATGTCCTACAATTGATGGTGTGCAGTTTAAGGGAGATGGCTACAGCAATTGCAAAG CTAGTGGACCTGGACGTTGCAAAATTAATAATGGCGGTTGCTGGCATGAAGTTAGAAATGGGATTTCCTACTCAGCTTGCTTG GATGCAGCGAACAACAGCACATGTGTGTGTCCTCAAGGATTTAAAGGTGATGGTGTCAAAACTTGTGAAG ATATTGATGAATGCAAAGATAAAAAAGCCTGTCAGTGCTCTGACTGCAGCTGCAAGAATACTTGGGGAAGCTACGATTGCACTTGCAGTGGAGATCTTTTGTATATAAGGGACCACGATACATGCATAA GTAAGAGGTCAACCGAAGTTAGATCTGCATGGACTGTTTTCTGGGTGATTCTTCTAGGATTGGGCATAGCTGGATTTGGAGGATACCGCATATATAAATACAGATTGAGG TCATACATGGACTCGGAGATACGAGCCATAATGGCACAATACATGCCTTTGGATAGTCAATCTGAGGTTCCAAATCATGTGAGTGAGAATAATCATgcatga
- the LOC124942438 gene encoding uncharacterized protein LOC124942438: MDLLLGITPTFHPNIKPYRQIQFLPNSSINPSQSSKIPTMSDIIASSRSQNLDIRLQKLGPLFRITAINIENQIEIGRAEGIVRVWIGGKILHLDSVKLRRESLKMEKSIFGISLFIGAVAIRHGYDCGCKTAELLAINDSDEYHSKLVRFYTRMGFKVVREVTGSSMGDVAHMLAWGGTGTRMDADITSLLVKWSSRFNSINSK, translated from the exons ATGGACCTATTACTAGGAATAACTCCCACATTTCATCCAAATATCAAACCCTATAGACAAATCCAATTTCTCCCAAATTCCTCCATCAATCCATCACAATCATCAAAAATCCCAACCATGTCCGACATAATCGCCTCTTCCAGATCTCAAAACCTAGATATCCGTCTCCAAAAACTAGGTCCATTATTCAGAATAACTGCGATAAACATTGAGAATCAGATCGAAATCGGCAGAGCAGAAGGAATCGTTAGGGTTTGGATCGGCGGAAAGATCCTGCATCTAGATTCTGTTAAGCTACGGCGAGAGAGTTTGAAGATGGAGAAATCTATATTCGGAATTTCATTGTTCATCGGAGCGGTTGCGATCAGGCATGGATACGATTGCGGTTGTAAGACGGCGGAGTTGCTTGCTATTAACGATTCTGATGAGTATCATTCTAAG CTTGTGAGATTTTACACGAGAATGGGGTTCAAAGTGGTTCGTGAAGTGACCGGTTCATCGATGGGTGACGTGGCGCATATGCTGGCATGGGGTGGTACTGGGACCCGCATGGATGCTGATATCACGAGTCTACTCGTTAAATGGTCTTCCAGATTTAATTCTATAAACTctaaataa
- the LOC124942763 gene encoding uncharacterized protein LOC124942763 — protein MGSLKSGVLLKLVEDMKSEGLDSEEVRKPVSLQIRSIIPVLEGDNLWPNRGFYLKVSDLSNAMYVSLPQEQDEMILNNNLQLGQFIYVQKLEAAYPVPILNGVMPVPGRRPCEGSPEDITPMTNLVKFLENSELEKGGYEKKSLIRGFSESESCLIGKIDDKSREEDQKSGNFEHDSSDSDSPKSFVSFSSRNSKRRSWIDSEVMEVKEILESSISSNKSIRSKTRSRSAGVSPSRSSRYDSSDDNSSICSRKRTVISSAKLAKLSTPKGGKIPLPKTNHVDEISNLGSLSTLVNNKKCMDSMVSWECLPIPLSNLGKDLFKQRDAALASAVESLQEACAAERVIKCLW, from the exons ATGGGTTCATTGAAATCTGGGGTTCTGTTAAAGCTCGTTGAAGATATGAAATCAGAAGGATTAGATTCTGAAGAAGTTCGAAAACCCGTTTCGTTGCAGATCAGAAGTATAATCCCTGTTTTGGAAGGTGATAATCTCTGGCCAAATCGTgggttttatttgaaagtttCTGATTTATCAAACGCAATGTATGTTTCATTGCCTCAAGAACAAGATGAGATGATCTTGAACAATAATCTTCAACTGGGTCAGTTTATTTATGTTCAAAAACTTGAGGCAGCTTATCCTGTTCCTATCTTAAATGGTGTAATGCCTGTTCCTGGTCGGAGACCTTGTGAAGGTTCGCCGGAGGATATTACTCCGATGACTAATTTGGTTAAGTTTCTTGAGAATTCTGAATTAGAGAAAGGGGGTTATGAAAAGAAGAGTTTGATTCGTGGGTTTTCTGAATCTGAGTCGTGTTTGATTGGGAAGATTGATGATAAAAGTAGGGAAGAAGATCAAAAGAGTGGAAACTTTGAACATGACAGTTCTGATTCAGATAGTCCCAAatcttttgtttctttttcttctaggAATTCAAAGAGAAGAAGTTGGATTGATTCTGAAGTAATGGAAGTTAAAGAGATCTTAGAATCATCAATATCTAGTAACAAGTCAATTCGATCAAAAACTCGAAGTAGAAGTGCTGGT GTTTCTCCTTCGAGGTCATCGAGATACGACAGTTCGGATGATAATTCGAGCATTTGTTCGAGGAAAAGAACAGTGATTTCGTCTGCGAAATTGGCTAAGCTTTCAACCCCAAAGGGTGGAAAGATCCCTTTGCCGAAAACTAACCATGTTGATGAGATTTCTAATCTTGGTTCATTATCTACATTAGTTAACAATAAGAAGTGTATGGATAGTATGGTTTCATGGGAATGTCTTCCTATACCCTTGTCAAATCTTGGAAAG GATCTGTTTAAACAAAGAGATGCAGCTTTGGCTTCTGCTGTTGAGTCCTTGCAAGAAGCTTGTGCTGCTGAGAGAGTGATCAAATGCTTATGGTAA